In Gossypium raimondii isolate GPD5lz chromosome 12, ASM2569854v1, whole genome shotgun sequence, a single window of DNA contains:
- the LOC105765620 gene encoding uncharacterized protein LOC105765620, with protein MDVRKIVVVVEDVDVSRKALQWSLHNLLRYGDLLTLLHVFTATKSTNKKKARLLRLQGYQLALSFKEICNSNFFNTNIEMVVTEGDQEGRKIVAMVREIGASVLVVGLHHQSFLYRLALGQDNIANSLSCRVLAIKQPELSPPPPLRAKTRERLPPLDSSTTMDFSQIEISGLHVPDIPPPKIPYRICPSPSAIIWRPRGSRKKKSCSNGGA; from the exons ATGGATGTGAGGAAAATAGTTGTCGTTGTAGAAGACGTTGATGTATCAAGGAAAGCACTCCAATGGAGTCTCCACAATTTGCTCCGTTACGGTGATTTGTTGACCCTCCTTCACGTCTTCACCGCCACTAAATCCACGAACAAAAAGAAAGCCAGGCTGCTTCGTTTACAAGGCTACCAATTGGCTCTTTCTTTCAAGGAAATTTGTAACTCCAATTTCTTTAAT ACGAATATCGAGATGGTTGTGACGGAAGGGGATCAGGAAGGGAGGAAGATTGTGGCTATGGTGCGTGAGATTGGAGCTTCTGTCCTCGTTGTTGGTCTTCATCACCAGAGTTTTCTTTACAG GTTGGCATTGGGCCAAGACAACATAGCAAACAGCTTGAGCTGCAGGGTACTTGCCATCAAACAACCAGAATtgtcaccaccaccaccattgAGGGCCAAGACCAGAGAAAGGCTACCACCACTTGACAGTTCAACTACCATGGACTTTTCCCAAATTGAAATTTCTGGTTTGCa TGTGCCTGATATTCCTCCACCAAAAATCCCATATAGAATCTGTCCAAGCCCTTCTGCAATTATTTGGAGACCAAGAGGgtcaaggaaaaaaaagagcTGTTCAAATGGAGGAGCTTGA
- the LOC105765617 gene encoding protein EXORDIUM-like 3, whose translation MHWVLPVLLAVIGVTALLVVTPVSGYRPWPYLKPNSSNLMFGGSKKFEGSSEFIHMRYHMGPVLTANITIHPIWYGRWQKSQKKIIREFINSISAVDSKHPSVAGWWKTVQLYTDQTGANISRSVLLGEEKNDRFYSHGKSLTRLSIQSVIKSAVTSRTKPLPINPKSGLYLLLTSDDVYVEDFCGQVCGFHYFTFPSIVGYTLPYAWVGNSAKLCPGVCAYPFAVPQYMPGLKPLKSPNSDVGVDGMISVIGHEVAELATNPLVNAWYAGQDPVAPVEIADLCEGIYGTGGGGSYTGQLLNDKDGATYNMNGIRRRYLVQWVWNHIVSYCTGPNALDQ comes from the coding sequence atgcACTGGGTTCTTCCAGTGTTGCTTGCCGTTATCGGAGTTACTGCACTGCTCGTTGTAACTCCGGTAAGTGGGTACCGTCCATGGCCGTACTTAAAACCCAACAGCTCCAACTTAATGTTCGGAGGCTCTAAGAAATTTGAGGGCTCATCGGAGTTTATCCATATGAGATATCATATGGGTCCAGTCCTTACTGCTAATATCACCATCCACCCAATCTGGTACGGCCGGTGGCAGAAATCCCAGAAGAAAATCATCCGTGAGTTCATCAACTCGATCTCCGCCGTTGATTCCAAACACCCTTCGGTGGCTGGGTGGTGGAAGACCGTACAGCTTTACACCGACCAAACGGGAGCCAACATTTCCCGTTCGGTGCTATTAGGTGAAGAGAAAAACGATCGTTTTTACTCCCACGGGAAATCCCTCACGCGCTTATCGATACAGTCCGTTATCAAAAGCGCTGTAACATCCCGTACGAAACCGTTACCGATCAATCCCAAAAGCGGGTTGTACCTCTTGCTCACCTCCGACGATGTGTACGTCGAAGATTTTTGCGGCCAAGTTTGTGGGTTCCATTACTTCACGTTCCCGTCAATCGTGGGGTACACGCTCCCGTATGCATGGGTGGGTAACTCCGCGAAGCTTTGCCCAGGAGTATGCGCTTACCCTTTCGCCGTACCTCAATACATGCCGGGGTTGAAGCCGTTAAAGTCACCCAACAGTGACGTTGGAGTTGACGGGATGATAAGTGTGATCGGACACGAAGTCGCCGAATTAGCAACCAACCCACTGGTTAACGCTTGGTACGCCGGTCAAGACCCGGTGGCTCCGGTGGAAATTGCGGATTTATGTGAGGGTATATATGGAACTGGAGGTGGTGGGTCTTATACAGGACAgttattgaatgataaagaTGGTGCCACGTATAATATGAATGGGATCAGACGGAGGTACTTGGTTCAGTGGGTTTGGAACCATATTGTGAGTTATTGTACTGGGCCTAATGCTCTTGAtcagtaa
- the LOC105765619 gene encoding uncharacterized protein LOC105765619 translates to MALLSFSRSFTLLSSPFHFFSPRSIRRRRSFVCSLSAATDVRSRSAVLWFKHDLRLDDHPALSAAETHRFVLPLYVFDRRILSRYSDDMLELLLFALEDLRKSLKEQGSNLMIRYGCAENVIKELVKEVKATDVFIEEEVEYEMRQLIGVVKKTLETSSSLDWNLDIVMWRTPFYDVKNLKELPASYNDFKKQKLLPTSPLFPVTLPVAETELDWGPLPTFSDLKEFIKEKLGKSKESWNLMKEMPAEVLLKENLSKSSGTIPKSLNDKSIEQRRLDKSVFVTRKGDVVGGGTNTLLNALAAYLRYLEGTARDDWQEVHERLRNAETREGASFTSLFGPALCLGIISRRRVHYEAIKYEKERNAGFLSPFGYSAASVAAAADAVCSMEWFWLLALKSQVSNEGLYSIRIWRWRGHLIQYTVVGLEGPAILLVHGFGAFLEHYRDNINAIAKHGNHVWGITVLGFGQSEKPNVVYTELLWAEMLRDFIIEVVGEPVHLVGNSIGGYFVSIVASLWPSLVKSVILMNTAGNVIPEFSSRRFPSERQTSAAARLGAQLLLFYLRLNIRNTLKNFYPTKTNRADDWLINEMLRASYDPGVTVVLESIFSFDLSIPLNYLLEGYEEKVLILQGMKDPLLDSKAKLAMLKEHCTGLAIRELDAGHCPHDEQPQKVNSIVCEWVVAVERKLTANSYS, encoded by the exons ATGGCTCTCCTCTCTTTCTCTCGCTCTTTCACTCTCCTTTCCTCGCCATTTCACTTCTTTTCTCCTCGTTCAATCCGCCGTCGCCGTTCCTTCGTTTGCTCGCTTTCTGCTGCTACCGATGTCCGCTCTCGTTCCGCCGTTCTCTGGTTCAAACACGACCTCCGCCTCGACGATCACCCCGCTCTCTCCGCCGCTGAAACGCACCGTTTTGTTCTCCCTCTCTATGTCTTCGATCGCCGCATTCTCTCTC GTTATTCTGATGATATGCTCGAGCTACTTCTCTTCGCATTGGAAGATTTGAGAAAGTCTTTGAAGGAACAAGGCTCCAATTTGATGATTCGATACGGCTGCGCTGAAAATGTCATTAAAGAGCTTGTAAAAGAG GTGAAAGCTACGGATGTTTTTATCGAAGAAGAGGTAGAGTATGAAATGCGTCAGCTGATTGGAGTTGTCAAGAAGACATTGGAAACGTCTTCGTCTTTAGATTGGAATCTGGACATTGTCATGTGGAGAACTCCATTCTATGATGTTAAG AATCTGAAGGAGCTGCCTGCATCATATAATGACTTTAAAAAACAGAAGTTACTACCAACTTCGCCTCTTTTTCCGGTCACATTACCTGTTGCAGAGACTGAGTTAGACTGGG GTCCTCTTCCTACTTTTAGCGATCTTAAGGAATTTATCAAAGAGAAACTAGGAAAATCGAAAGAGAGTTGGAATTTGATGAAAGAGATGCCAGCTGAAGTCTTATTGAAGGAGAATTTGTCAAAATCATCTGGAACCATACCAAAAAGTTTGAATGACAAAAGCATTGAGCAAAGGAGACTTGATAAGTCTGTTTTTGTTACACGGAAAGGTGATGTTGTGGGTGGTGGAACAAACACTCTGCTGAATGCACTGGCTGCATACCTGAGATACTTGGAAGGAACAGCACGAGATGACTGGCAAga AGTACATGAAAGGTTACGCAATGCTGAAACTCGTGAAGGGGCCTCTTTTACTTCCCTTTTCGGTCCTGCTCTTTGTCTTGGCATCATATCTAGAAGGAGAGTGCATTATGAAGCTATCAAATATGAGAAAGAGCGAAATGCTGGATTCTTATCTCCATTTGGATATTCTGCAGCCAGTGTTGCTGCAGCCGCTGATGCTGTGTGCTCCATGGAG TGGTTTTGGCTTTTGGCTCTAAAAAGTCAAGTAAGTAATGAAGGACTGTACTCTATACGGATTTGGAGGTGGCGTGGTCATCTAATTCAG TATACAGTAGTTGGGCTCGAAGGTCCTGCTATTCTACTTGTGCATGGTTTTGGAGCCTTTTTGGAGCACTACCGTGACAATATAAATGCCATAGCTAAACATGGGAACCATGTTTGGGGCATCACAGTGTTGGGATTTGGCCAATCAGAAAAGCCAAACGTTGTGTATACTGAACTCCTATGGGCTGAAATGCTGAGAGATTTTATCATTGAAGTTGTGGGCGAGCCTGTGCATCTAGTGGGAAACTCAATTGGTG GTTATTTTGTCTCTATTGTTGCTAGCCTCTGGCCTTCTTTGGTCAAGTCTGTCATCCTTATGAACACTGCTGGCAATGTCATTCCTGAATTTTCTTCCCGCCGGTTTCCCAGT GAGAGGCAAACCTCAGCTGCTGCAAGGCTGGGTGCTCAACTCCTTTTATTCTATTTGAGATTGAATATCAGGAACACACTTAAAAATTTCTACCCCACT AAAACCAACCGAGCTGATGATTGGCTTATTAATGAAATGCTGAGGGCA TCCTATGATCCTGGTGTGACAGTGGTGCTGGAAAGTATTTTCAGCTTTGACCTCTCAATCCCTTTGAATTATCTCTTGGAAGGATACGAGGAAAAGGTTCTAATTCTGCAG GGAATGAAAGATCCACTCTTAGACTCAAAGGCCAAACTAGCCATGCTCAAAGAACATTGTACCGGTCTTGCAATAAGGGAATTGGACGCTG GTCATTGCCCCCATGATGAGCAGCCACAAAAGGTGAATAGCATCGTCTGTGAATGGGTAGTAGCTGTTGAAAGAAAACTAACCGCAAACTCTTACTCGTAA
- the LOC105765622 gene encoding uncharacterized protein LOC105765622: MDSAEHGTTSHRQRLTLGFLISFMALCAKRASRLSKKLKPKQNSLASGTPRFYEPKSPLKSPLRSPMPKQLLATISHKAITLVNRKKLGGGNGKHVEEEDYGDGGVWQRAILMGDKCQPLDFSGVIYYDNKGNQLDELPIRSPRASPLPSYLTRKGGFD; the protein is encoded by the coding sequence ATGGATTCAGCGGAACACGGCACTACCTCACACAGACAGCGGCTTACTCTCGGCTTCCTCATTTCATTCATGGCTCTATGCGCCAAGCGCGCTAGCCGGCTTTCCAAGAAGCTAAAGCCTAAACAAAACAGCTTAGCTTCCGGCACTCCGAGATTCTACGAGCCGAAATCGCCTCTGAAATCTCCGCTGAGATCGCCGATGCCGAAGCAACTTTTGGCGACGATAAGCCACAAAGCGATCACGCTGGTGAACCGGAAAAAGCTCGGCGGCGGAAACGGGAAACACGTGGAGGAGGAAGATTACGGGGACGGCGGGGTATGGCAAAGGGCGATTTTGATGGGAGATAAATGTCAGCCGTTGGATTTTTCGGGTGTGATTTATTACGATAACAAAGGGAATCAACTCGACGAGTTGCCTATTCGATCGCCGCGTGCCAGTCCTTTGCCTTCTTACCTCACCCGAAAGGGAGGCTTTGATTAG
- the LOC105765621 gene encoding oleosin G: MAERNPAQQRRSPTGPNNPTAPAFSTFLQRIQAHSPHSAQLPLFITALILLLLTGLTVTVTSLGFIFFMPLIIISSPVWFPIGAVVLIVFAGFASVCGFGVLSVVGFCWMYRYFKGMHPPGWDRVDYARSRIYDTASHVKDYAMEYGGYLQSKVKDAAPGA, encoded by the coding sequence ATGGCGGAGCGCAACCCAGCCCAGCAGCGGAGATCCCCAACAGGACCTAATAACCCCACCGCCCCCGCCTTCTCCACTTTCTTACAAAGAATCCAAGCTCATTCACCGCACTCCGCTCAACTCCCCTTGTTCATCACCGCCTTGATTCTCCTACTCCTCACCGGGCTCACCGTGACCGTGACCAGTCTCGGCTTCATCTTTTTCATGCCATTGATCATCATTTCTAGCCCTGTATGGTTCCCTATAGGCGCCGTGGTGTTGATCGTTTTCGCGGGTTTCGCCTCTGTGTGTGGCTTCGGGGTTTTGTCGGTGGTGGGGTTTTGTTGGATGTATAGGTACTTTAAAGGCATGCACCCGCCGGGGTGGGATAGGGTCGATTATGCGCGGAGCCGGATTTACGATACGGCTAGCCATGTTAAGGACTATGCTATGGAATATGGTGGTTACTTGCAAAGCAAAGTCAAGGATGCAGCCCCTGGTGCATGA
- the LOC105762294 gene encoding 40S ribosomal protein S20-2 yields MTYAPMKPTKPGYEEPRKIRITLCSKNAKNLEKGTNTWDRFELRIHKRLIDLFSTPDVVKQVTSITMEPGVQVEVTIVDV; encoded by the exons atGACATATGCACCCATGAAGCCTACTAAGCCTGGTTATGAAGAACCACGTAAGATAAGGATTACCCTTTGTTCAAAAAATGCGAAAAACTTGGAGAAAG GAACCAACACATGGGACAGATTTGAGCTAAGGATCCACAAGAGATTGATAGATTTGTTTAGCACACCAGATGTGGTGAAGCAAGTCACTTCAATTACCATGGAGCCTGGTGTTCAAGTTGAAGTTACTATTGTTGATGTTTGA